A section of the Humulus lupulus chromosome 2, drHumLupu1.1, whole genome shotgun sequence genome encodes:
- the LOC133814318 gene encoding uncharacterized protein LOC133814318: MSKSANEAYELLEEMAMNNYQWPTERGKSKKVARMMELDAISMLTAQVAALTKQLQKTTLPSQAMQVQNLCECQAITLRSGTRYEGVKKSQSEEEEKKFDNKKVTEDLKEEEETPPVNIEHHVRIPYPQRLRKHNLDKQFAKFLEVFKKLHINILFAEALEQMPSYVKFMREILSNKRKMGDYETVALTKECSAILQRKLPQKLRDPRSFTIPCMIGEFECKHAIYDLGASINLTPLSVFRRLGLGEARPTTVTLQLADRSVKHPRATGQALIDVKKGELKLRVQGEEVVFNVFKAMTYPKAIDDVDGEENEEAMSYLKWIKSAEPWKHKKFEELGAGLERPLPSIMKPLVLELKFLLDHLRYAYLGEKETPPVIVSSFLSGVEEENLLRVLRAHKTAIGWTLADIRGISPSTVMHRILMEDETRLTIDAQ, encoded by the exons ATGAGTAAAagtgctaatgaggcatatgagctaTTAGAAGAGATGGCaatgaataattatcaatggccaactgaaaggggaAAATCAAAGAAGGTGGCTAGAATGATGGAATTGGATGCTATATCCATGCTTACAGCTCAAGTAGCAGCCTTGACAAAGCAATtacaaaagactacactcccatctcaagctatgcaagttcaaaacCTTTGTGAA TGCCAAGctattactttgaggagtggaacgAGATATGAAGGGGTAAAGAAGAGTCAgtcagaagaagaagagaagaagttTGATAATaaaaaggttactgaagaccttaagGAAGAAGAGGAGACCCCACCTGTGAATATTGAGCATCATGTTAgaattccatatccacaaagACTTCGTAAGCATAATTTGGATAAacagtttgcaaagtttttagaggtgttcaagaagctacatatAAATATACTGTTCGCAGAAGCATTAGAACAGATGCCCAGCTATGTAAAGTTTATGAGGGAGATTCTCTCTAATAAGAGAAAGATGGGTGATTACGAAACAGTGGCGTTAACAAAAGAATGTAGTGCAATTTTACAAAGaaagcttcctcaaaagttacGAGATCCGAGGAGTTTTACTATTCCATGCATGATTGgggagtttgaatgtaagcatgcaaTTTATGATTTGGGGGCGAGTATTAATTTAACGCCTTTGTCAGTATTCCGTAggcttggtttgggggaagctaggcCAACCACAGTAACATTGCAGCTTGCTGATAGATCTGTGAAGCATCCACgtg caactgggcAAGCATTGATTGATGTGAAAAAGGGAGAGTTAAAGCTGAGAGTTCAAGGGGAGGAAGtagtatttaatgtgtttaaggCAATGACTTATCCTAAAGCAA TTGATGATGTAGATGGTGAGGAAAATGAAGAAGCGATGAGTTACTTGAAGTGGATAAAATCAGCTGAGCCGTGGAAGCATAAGAAGTTTGAAGAATTGGGTGCAGGACTagaaagaccattaccatcaATTATGAAGCCACTTGTTTTAGAATTGAAATTTTTACTGGACCATCTCCGTTATGCTTATCTTGGGGAAAAAGAGACTCCTCCAGTTATAGTTTCATCATTTCTTTCAGGAGTAGAGGAGGAGAATTTGTTGAGGGTGTTAAGAGCTCATAAAACTGCTATAGGGTGGACTCTAGCTGATATAAGAGGAATTAGCCCATCGACAGTTATGCATAGAATTCTTATGGAAGATGAGACGAGACTGACTATTGATGCTCAATGA